The sequence TTGGAGCCATGCGCGCGGCTCATGGCATGGCGcgcatatttttaaaactcgACACACATGcatgtacaaaaataaattatatatttcatacattaatatattttcacataaaaaatgcacaaataattaaatagaaatactaaataatatgttaatcATCATACCCTTAGAGAAAGATGTAAAACAAtaattagaaagaaaagaaaaaaaagttcaaaatatgAAGGACCATTAAGCAAATCACTACGACAAAATGGTGGCTTTTGAGGCACATTATTTGCGGCACTTTAAAGTGGGCAATGATTTTCAAAAAGCATTGTAAAGTAACAAATTCTAGCCAAAGGATTAGGTATTAGATCATAcaacaataaacaaaaagaaaaaaaaggaatcaTTAcactttcattttctaaaattcgatataattacatgtaaattctTTGTGGtttgagtaattatatttagcatctatgaagtttgcttctgtctaataAGTAAGTCcttccgttagtcaaaattcaccaaatttattgatatgatatttaccctcgattgacttattactgacatATTGCatgtgaaataatttttttccgactaaactacccttgtaatatgaagatatacctcctctcATGCATTAACGCTTGAAAACGTATGAGGGTTATTTGATTACAAAAACACttatttaacttgcaataaattagtaataaatcaatcaaaggtaaatatagatttttttattttttttttgttaatattagcaaatttggtgaattttaactaacgaaaaGACTTATAGATCagatagaagcaaacctcaggggtgttaaatgtaattttctagaCCACATcaaatctacatataattacaccgaATCTCAAAAgagggaagtgtaattatccctaaagaaaataaaatgccaGAGTTCAAACACCAAGGAAATTTGTTATAATGAAATATAGGGAGAATTCTTGTCCAGATCAGAATTAGTCGAACCGAACTAATTATAAAGTAATTGTATCACACCGACTATGTGACATTACCCCATCAACTTTACTCCATAAGACACCTCATTCCATAAGATTACTAACTTGTGCCTCATTCAAATTTCCTTATCACTCTGACGCTCTCCTCTCGTGTCATGTTGATCTCTTCCAGTTAATTTCAACACAACTTGTCAATTTGGTTGTATCACATTACTGAAGTTTGTTAAGATGAAcctaatcataattaaagggaaaaatgcaatcaatttctcaaagatattttaaataagtaaattatcttcctataaaaaaaataaaaaatataacaatttacctttgtgtattttttaaaactcagTAATTTATtcccttgtatttttaaaaatgaaacaatttacctccttactTCATTAGATAAATtacgttatttaaaaaaatataaaaggtaaattgctaattattttttttttatgatgggagggtaatttgcttttggAATATCAGAGACAGTAAATTGGATTAAGTTCCACAATCAAATAACACAACGTTGTTTCCCCTAATATAACGTAACTGGATTATATTTTCGACAACGCCATAATGGTATataaatcatgaaattataGCAGGCAATTAGTTAGATTAGGTTCTAAGTTAGCAGCAGTTACAATTAATTCCCGTTTAAACAGCTAAGGTAGCTCTTGTAATTAATCGTTCTTTCATAATTcaggatttaatttttccacaCAATTACTCATTATCATCTAAACTCCATTTCCATTTCTTGCTTCTAGACTTTGGCAAGCAAGCCGGTTAGAATGGACGGAATCAATCACGTGCACGCCACGTGATGCAGCCCGGGAAGGGAAAAAACCCATATAATTTCCACCTGATTTTTGCTCTTCTACCCGATTTGGTTGAAACCACCCATTTTGCTCCATTTTTTCCCAGTTGCGGATGGTTTATGGAGACTGAGCTTCTATGAGAAGAAGGGCAAGTTCCAAGTTATTTAGGGAGTGTTTGCGAACGTTCTGGAAaaatgtttttcaatttttggttcttgaaaaatacttttaagtGTTTGGGAAGCtaaatgtttgaaaaaaatgcacaAAGAAATCGACATTTTTCAGCTAAATGTTTTTGCAAAAGGCAATTGCAACTTTCTTAACTTAGGAGTATTTTCAACACCtaacattagaaaaaattcaatttacctTATGTGATATggtaaatgagtaaaaaagCTTCTATAGAAAAtgaattagtaaattatcttCTGTGTTTTAGAtaagggagtaatttgcttcattttttaatatatagagcataattttctaattcttttttacagaaaattttttactcatttcacatatcacaaagggataaattgcatttaacccccTCACGGTAGgcttttaatttgattgaagaaattaattgtgtcatcaaatgattttttttcccttcccAGCTGATTGATTTCGTGAATTCTAACTGTTGGCTAATGGATAGTTTGTGgactaaaatatcaaaaatgtaaaaaaaaaaaacaaaaaaacagtatttaaaaactaaaaattatcgTCCCTATAGTTTGACGaccaaaactacaaaaatgattgaatttgagaaccaaaattgtaattccACCTCACCCCCGCTAAAATGCAAGTAACCCCTATAGCATGTATGAAGTATTTCTTACTCAAAGTAATATTGATCCAATTTTAAATCCAAGCGACTCtcttgtaataatataaattatctctatgtgaaaaaaataatagcaatttatctcctagtacttttaaaaacacagtaatttaccccctgtgtttgtcaaaataaaacaatttatctcgttagacaataaataaattgtttcatttcaaaaaatatagaaagataaatttttattatttttctataaaaagataatttgttcgtttacaatatataataggagtaaattacattaaatccaTGAATTAATAGGTGTGGGCCATGAGAAAAGATCGATAATCGAACAacactaaaaatattacatatttagaGCTCATGAGTTGATAATCACGGGGTGTACGTAATAACATGTTTTCTAAGGCTCCTTAATTCAACACAGACATTGAATAAAAACTGCTAAGTCATCTAGAGAAATCGAGAACAGGCCCCACAACCGTACATTTAATGCTTTTCGAGTACGTGGCTTGAATTGCGTACTCTAGCCTGTTGGCCTTTCTTCTTGATGTTTGTCCTATCGGAGCAGCCCCTTGCCCATCGCCTATGCTATGCTTGCACAATCAATATTCCTCAGCTACTACCAACTACATCTGCATGCCATTGTTGGACCCATCAATACTTCTTTGAAACTTTAATTtcgattttaaaatatagggcggtttgcaatattaatttcatgCTTTTTGAAATGGgttaatagcaatttatccccctgtgatattaaaaaagagCACATTACtcctctatgaaaaaaatatagcaatttacccccttatactttttaaaatgaagcaatttacctccttatacagggaggtaaattgcttcattttaaaaatcataggggagtaaattgttgtattttaaaaaatacagggaggtaaatcactatttattttttcataagggggtaatttgctcatttgtgatatcacaagggggttgcttgcatttttccctttttgaaatagataatatttgtcttatttagaaaaatattagaaagttAGTTTTATCGTTGCAATATTAGTCATAAATTTAAGAGAAATATTGCAAAGTTAGTCCCACACTTTAGGAGAACGTTACAGAGTTAGTTTTATTGTCGTAATACTAGGCACGTACTTAAGGAAAACGTTGCGGAGTTTGTCCCacattttaggaaaatattgtaaagttagtcacaaaaattgcaattttttttatgatctttGCGGTATTTTTCTAAAGTATGGGACTAATAttaactatttcaaaaaatatgagacTAATATTACAAACcactttatattttgaaaccaaaattgcaattttctccttGGCTTAATTTTCTCTATATAAACACCACCACAGTACATGTTTTCTCCACACACCAAAACTTCCCTACTCACCTATTGCTAGAAAACAACACTAAGCCCTTTGTTCGCCTGTCATTTGAGATCTTCTAGTTACAATGGCCGGAATTATCAAGCCATTGAGCATTTTCCTCATCGCCGCCGTCTTGGCCATGGCAGTTGCCCCTCGCAGCGAGGCGGCAATTACCTGTGGCACGGTGGTCTCAGACTTGGATTCATGCCTGTCTTATCTGACCAACAAAGGCCCTCTAGGCAGTTGTTGCAGTGGAGTTAAGGGTCTGTATGGCGCAGCAAAGACTACACAAGATCGCCAAAGCGTGTGTAACTGCTTGAAATCTCTTGCTGACTCATACACTGATGTCGACCTGAGCAAGGCCGCTGGACTCCCTGGACAATGTGGCGTGAACATTCCATACAAGATTAGTCCTTCCACTGACTGCTCAACGTATGTACATGTCTTGTTTCCATCTgtttcattatttcttttgtaagcattattgatttatttgaattattacatGTGAAAAAGCagatgaatttataatttttggtgaattttttgttttgcagggtGCACTGATGAGTTATGTTCGGAAAAATAGATGTCTACATATATAGTTATTAgccatataaaataaagggtGAGTCGTTCGAACAGTGAATCTAGAGTTTTCTTCCCATAATGGACTATTGTTGAATCTGTTGAACCAATATATGTAgcaaattatgaataatacCAACTTTTCAtgtgttatttatttacttattttacttgttttcCTAGTTGTTCATAACTGTATGcatgaacaaaaaagaaatttaagtaagaaatataattaaataaaaacgaaaaagaaatttaagagaaaatataattttgattctatAAGTATAAGACGGTGGCTACATCAACAAATCatatcatgattaaaaatctcaaattaaaGGGTTTACATGTCAAGTATGAGTCAATTTCCTAGGAATTTTGGCCACCAACAAATCagatcatgattaaaaatctcaaattaaaGGGTTCACATGTCAAGTATGAATCAATTTCTTAGGaattt comes from Sesamum indicum cultivar Zhongzhi No. 13 linkage group LG10, S_indicum_v1.0, whole genome shotgun sequence and encodes:
- the LOC105171985 gene encoding non-specific lipid-transfer protein 2-like is translated as MAGIIKPLSIFLIAAVLAMAVAPRSEAAITCGTVVSDLDSCLSYLTNKGPLGSCCSGVKGLYGAAKTTQDRQSVCNCLKSLADSYTDVDLSKAAGLPGQCGVNIPYKISPSTDCSTVH